Below is a genomic region from Dehalococcoides mccartyi.
CCGATGTATTATCCGCTTTGATATCCTGCTGTTTTTCCTTTTTTTCTACTGTTTTCTGAACAACCGTGGTAATCACGGCCTCGCCTGCAACCACCAAAAAACATGCCATACCCTGCTGTCTCCTTTCATTTATGAGGTGTTGCCTGAATGCTATTTGCAACTGATTTATTATTGCATCTTGTTGCATTTAGTAATTGTTGCAATTATAAGGCGTACTGCTATGCGGCGTCAAGACCAAATAAACATAAGCTTTTCGGGGATTCAAAATGGCTGAGAGCCAAAGCAGATACAGAAATAGCAGAATGTAAAAAAGGAGACTCTGGCCGCAGGGGGCAACAGGGAGGGGTTATTTCTTACCCAGAGACCGCATAAGCCCCAGCAGGGCAGTGATTATCTGGATTGGCTCAGGCGGGTTGCCCGGTATCTTCAGGTCTACCGGCAATATTTTATCAACCCCGCCCAGTACCCCGTAACCGCCGCAGACAATGCCGTTGCCGCAGGCATCATCTCCCAAGGCTATTACCAGCTTGGGGGAGGGCATGGCATCAAAAGTTTTCCTGACGGCAACAGCCATATTCTGGCTGACCGCACCGGTAACTATCAATATATCTGCGTGGCGGGGCGAAGCAACGAAGCTGATGCCGAAACGCTCAATGTCATAATAGGGGTTGGAAAGGTTATTCAGTTCTATTTCGGCAGAGTTGTCACTGCCGCTGTCCAGCGCCCTGATAGCCAGACTCCGCCCGAAGATAGCATGTATCTCGGTTTTCAGGGCAATGCCCAGTTTATCAAAGTCCGAATCACCCTTTGGCATCTGCCGGCATACTTTGGGTTTAAAAATATTGTTTAAAACGTTTTTCACGGCAGATACCTCACAGGTCTGTCCCGGCATAAGATAGGTTCAGGCTTTTATTTATCAGGGGAAAGTCCGGAATAATATCCCCCAGCACCGCATGCTCTATGGCCTGCCAGTTGCAGTAAGAGGCGGTACGCACTTTATAACGTTCAATTTTCCCGTCCCTTAGCCACAGCCAGTGGAGGGACTGCCCGCGGGGAGACTCAACCAATACCAGGCTGTAACCGTTTTGCGGCTTAAGCTGGACTATATATTCACCGGCTGAAAGCCTGGAAGCGGTCTGGCGTATAAGCCCCAGCGAGGTCTGCACCTCGAAAACCCTTACCTTAAACCTTGCCATTACATCACCTTCGGGCAAAACAGGCGGCTCAAACGCAAGCTCAGAGTACAAGCCGTAAGGCTGGTTTAAACGGGTATCTATATCCGCCCCCGAAGCCCTGGCTGCCACCCCGGTAATATTAAGGGGTACAAGCAGGCGGTTATTTATAATGCCGGTAGTTTCAAAACGGTCAACCACCGAGGTCTTGGCCAGTGCCTTTTCAACCTGCTGGTTAAACCTGCCCTCAAAGACACGCAGGTAATCTGCCAGTTCATTTACAATCCCGGTAGGTATATCCCGAAGCAAGCCGCCGGGGGTAATTATGCCCTTTAAAAAGCGGGAACCGCTAAGGCGTTTGTTCCAGCGCATCAGTTCTTCACGCAGTGCCATAAGAGCAGCCGCCCCCACCGGATAAGCTACGTCTGTGAGCATACCGCTAAGGTCTGAAAGGTGAGAATAGAGCCTTTCCATTTCCAGCAATATTAACCTAAGCTGTTCAGCCCGCCTGGGCGGACGGATAGAAGAGATGTGTTCAACCGCCGCAGAGTAGGCATAAGCATTGGCGGCGGATTCATCACCGCTTACAGATTCGGCTATTTTAAGCCCGAAATCTATATCCTTGCCCATGGCCAGTTTTTCAAGCCCGCGGTGAGTATAAAACAGCCTGACTTCCAGATTTAAAATGGGCTCACCTATGGCACTGAAACGGAAATGCCCCGGTTCAATAATACCGGCGTGCACCGGCCCTACTCCGACTTCATACACACCTTCGCCGCTTACTTTTTTAAACGGATACATGGCTTCATCCTCCACCCCGGCAGGCAGACAAAGCGGCTGATTTTTAAAACTTTTTACCAGCGGATGGAAATTGGCAGGGTAGGTTTCATGCAGCCAAAGCCGGCGGCGGTCAAAGGCATTTTCAAATTCACAGCCGTAGCTATCCCGTATTTCCCTCTCAAAGTAGCAGGCGGAAGGGAAAATGGCGGCAACAGAGGCAACCGGACTGTCTGTACGGCGGATAATTACCAGCGTCCCGGAGTAATTCCTTTTTTCAAATACGTATAAAAGGCTGAGTCCTTCGTAACCTCTGAACCCCTCCAGGCCGAATAAGCCGATAAGCCCGAAGCCGTCTTCGGCCAGCTTCGGATAGAGGGTAGCGGCTTCAGTCCAGTCAAGCCCCAAATAATAGTCTTTGTTTGCCCCTTTTTCCAGCTTGAGAGGATTGATAGCAGGGCTTAGAAATTCGGACAGATAAGTATATAAATCAGGTATTTTCATAGCTTAAAAACCTAAACCTTTGACTATCTGGCTTAGAAAATCAGCCAGTACGGGAGGCTGGAAAACACCTAAAAACACTACTCCGGCCATAATAACATAAACCGGCAGTTTCATAGTCAGGGGAGTTCGGAAAACAGGGCGGTCGGCAGTTTGTTCACTGCGGGTAAAGGCTTTAAGCAAAAAGATGGCAAATGAGGAAGCCACCAGCAACAGGAAAAAGAGTACCACGAGCACCAGCCAGACCGAAATACCGCTTAGCTGGATAAGGACATTCAGTTCAGACAAAAAGACCGGGAACATAGGCAAGCCGGTGATAGCGGCACTGCCCATAATAACACCCCAGGCAGCCACCGGCTGGAGGCGGAATATATCAAATATACGGTCAAAACGGTCACTGCCGTATTGGCGGCGGATAATCCCGGCCGAAAAAAACAGCCCGCTCTTGACCAGCGAATGTGCCAAAGTATGAAAAAGCATCCAAAATACTGCCAGAGGTGTACCTATGCCTATAGCCAGCAGCATGATACCCATATGCTCTATGCTGGAAAAACCAATTAGTTTCTTCAAGTTGCGGCGGGAAAGCATACTAAAGGCAGCTACCCCTATGCTGAGTATACCTAAACCTATCAGCACATTTGAAAAAGTTTCGCCTATCTGGCTCTGGCAAAGGAGGGCACTCAGGCGGAGAATACCCACTATGCCTATATTCAGCACGGTAGCAGACATCAAGGCGGTAACCACTGATGGGGCTTTGGCATAAGCCGCCGGCAGCCAGTTATGCAAAGGGACTAACCCGCTCTTAGCCAACAACCCGGTCAGTATCAGCAAAGCACTTAAACCCAGCACCGATGGTGAAAGCAGGGGAGCTAAGCCAGCAAGTTCGTCCCAGTTCAAAGTGCCTGTACCGCTCACCTGACGGGTAAGGGAGAAAAGAATAATAAGCCCGATGAAGGCAAATATCATGGCGGTAGAGGCAATAAATATATACTTCAAAGCGGCCACCAGGTTGTCACGAGCATTTAAGGTGGCAATGAGCAGGGCGGAAAGAAGCGTGCTCAGCTCTAAAAACAGCCAGCATAAGGCCAGATTATTGGCAAAAAAGGCAAAGGTAATTACGGCAAGAATCAGGTTAAAACCCAGATAGAAAACGGGCAGGTTTTCCGTATCCAGCTCTTTATTTGAAATAAGATGGCTGACATAACCGCGGGAATAAAGTGCCGCCAGTATAAACACCACTGAAGCAATCAATATCTGAAATATACCCAACCGGTCAATGAATAAGTAACGGCTTTCCATGAAATAATGGGGCAGGGGTAAAGCTAAAAGTACCCAGAGGCTCAGCCCCAGATGCCACAAGCCATGCCCCAAACTGAATCCTGCCAGCATTTTCGGGGACAAACCGCTCCTGCGTAAACGCAAGCCCAACAGAATTCCGCCCAGAAGTACCGAGGGTAAAATATAAGCCAGCAGTATCAGATTTTCCATTACTTTTTCTTGAACCATTCACCCAGCGGCGTAAAGCGGGGGTGAAAATCCTCTATAGTTGAATCTATGCCGAAAGCCAGCACCGTAAGAAGCAGTACCAGTATCACCAAATCTATCAGGACCAGTATTTCCAGTATAAAGGGGAGTTCCGCTACGAATAAACCAAACAGTATTGCCCCGTTTTCCATACTCAGATAGCCCACTATCTTGGTCAGCATTTTCTTGCGGCTGAAGATGACCATCATGCCCATTAGTGCCATGGACACCCCTATAACCGCCCCCAGAGTAAACAGCCGCTCAGGCATTACTTCGCCCAGAAGATTTGAAAACACCTGATAGACGCCGAAGATAAGCAGAATGCTAACTATCAGCGAACTGACAGGGTAAAGGAAGCGGAACTCCAGATCACGCCTGATATTCATCTGGTAAAGTATCCGGTTTAATATGCGGGGTATCAGAAAGACCTTGCCGAATAGAGTGAGCAGGACAATAAAAAGCAGGGTCAGGTGGCCGTCATGTATAAAAAATGCCAGAGCTACCAATGCCACCAGCAGTGACTGCAAGGCATAGGTTTTGAACAAGCTAACAAGACTGCGCTGCCATAAAACCAGTGAGGACGTAACCAGCACCAGCACCAGCAGTATTTTCAGTATGTCGTTTAAAGGTATATTTTCTAACATCTTCTACGCCAAAAACTTGAATAGTACGGTGATAAAGGAAAAGAAAAAGGCCAGCATAAAAAGCCCCGGCACCCTGAAAAGGCGGAATTTTGCCATAAGGGATTCAAATATACCCACTCCCACCGCAAGCAGACTGCCCTTTATCACAAAAGCCAGAAATGCTACTGCTATCCCGCCTGCCGCAGGTGCTGATGCCAGCCCCCAGGGAGCTATAATATTTAAAAGCACCCCCATCAGCAGGGTTTGCTTAAGGGCATGTGAAAGCTCTATCAGTGCCAAATCCGGCCCGGAGTATTCCAACGTCATGGCTTCATGTATCATAGTCAGTTCCAGATGGGTTTCAGGGTTGTCTACCGGTATACGGGAGGTTTCTACAATAAGGATTATAAATAGAGAAATACCGGTAAGTATCAGGCTGGGATTGGACAGGAAACTGCTTTCCCGCACCTGAGCGAACATATCAAACAGGCTGGTTGTCTGAAGCACATATGCCAGCGCCCCGAATACGATAATAATCACCGGCTCTATAATGGCGGCAAGAGTCATCTCCCGTGAACTGCCCATACCGCCGAAACTGCTGCCGGCATC
It encodes:
- a CDS encoding NADH-quinone oxidoreductase subunit B family protein; the protein is MKNVLNNIFKPKVCRQMPKGDSDFDKLGIALKTEIHAIFGRSLAIRALDSGSDNSAEIELNNLSNPYYDIERFGISFVASPRHADILIVTGAVSQNMAVAVRKTFDAMPSPKLVIALGDDACGNGIVCGGYGVLGGVDKILPVDLKIPGNPPEPIQIITALLGLMRSLGKK
- a CDS encoding NADH-quinone oxidoreductase subunit C, which gives rise to MKIPDLYTYLSEFLSPAINPLKLEKGANKDYYLGLDWTEAATLYPKLAEDGFGLIGLFGLEGFRGYEGLSLLYVFEKRNYSGTLVIIRRTDSPVASVAAIFPSACYFEREIRDSYGCEFENAFDRRRLWLHETYPANFHPLVKSFKNQPLCLPAGVEDEAMYPFKKVSGEGVYEVGVGPVHAGIIEPGHFRFSAIGEPILNLEVRLFYTHRGLEKLAMGKDIDFGLKIAESVSGDESAANAYAYSAAVEHISSIRPPRRAEQLRLILLEMERLYSHLSDLSGMLTDVAYPVGAAALMALREELMRWNKRLSGSRFLKGIITPGGLLRDIPTGIVNELADYLRVFEGRFNQQVEKALAKTSVVDRFETTGIINNRLLVPLNITGVAARASGADIDTRLNQPYGLYSELAFEPPVLPEGDVMARFKVRVFEVQTSLGLIRQTASRLSAGEYIVQLKPQNGYSLVLVESPRGQSLHWLWLRDGKIERYKVRTASYCNWQAIEHAVLGDIIPDFPLINKSLNLSYAGTDL
- a CDS encoding proton-conducting transporter membrane subunit codes for the protein MENLILLAYILPSVLLGGILLGLRLRRSGLSPKMLAGFSLGHGLWHLGLSLWVLLALPLPHYFMESRYLFIDRLGIFQILIASVVFILAALYSRGYVSHLISNKELDTENLPVFYLGFNLILAVITFAFFANNLALCWLFLELSTLLSALLIATLNARDNLVAALKYIFIASTAMIFAFIGLIILFSLTRQVSGTGTLNWDELAGLAPLLSPSVLGLSALLILTGLLAKSGLVPLHNWLPAAYAKAPSVVTALMSATVLNIGIVGILRLSALLCQSQIGETFSNVLIGLGILSIGVAAFSMLSRRNLKKLIGFSSIEHMGIMLLAIGIGTPLAVFWMLFHTLAHSLVKSGLFFSAGIIRRQYGSDRFDRIFDIFRLQPVAAWGVIMGSAAITGLPMFPVFLSELNVLIQLSGISVWLVLVVLFFLLLVASSFAIFLLKAFTRSEQTADRPVFRTPLTMKLPVYVIMAGVVFLGVFQPPVLADFLSQIVKGLGF
- a CDS encoding hydrogenase-4 component E-like protein, with the translated sequence MLENIPLNDILKILLVLVLVTSSLVLWQRSLVSLFKTYALQSLLVALVALAFFIHDGHLTLLFIVLLTLFGKVFLIPRILNRILYQMNIRRDLEFRFLYPVSSLIVSILLIFGVYQVFSNLLGEVMPERLFTLGAVIGVSMALMGMMVIFSRKKMLTKIVGYLSMENGAILFGLFVAELPFILEILVLIDLVILVLLLTVLAFGIDSTIEDFHPRFTPLGEWFKKK
- a CDS encoding respiratory chain complex I subunit 1 family protein; this encodes MSLNLVLYGFINTALALLVSPLFISLIKKVKAYAQGRVGPPLLQTYYQLYKLFKKERVYSYQTSFIIRLTPYLSLAFMMVASLSVPLVFIPAADPGLGNIILFLYLMVMSRFFMALSGLDAGSSFGGMGSSREMTLAAIIEPVIIIVFGALAYVLQTTSLFDMFAQVRESSFLSNPSLILTGISLFIILIVETSRIPVDNPETHLELTMIHEAMTLEYSGPDLALIELSHALKQTLLMGVLLNIIAPWGLASAPAAGGIAVAFLAFVIKGSLLAVGVGIFESLMAKFRLFRVPGLFMLAFFFSFITVLFKFLA